One window of Saprospiraceae bacterium genomic DNA carries:
- a CDS encoding HAMP domain-containing histidine kinase produces MFISHLSHELKNPISVIASQVEVTLQKREKKADYVQTLKSILDDTKGLNDVTNNLMQLSRITLENNDVEFKFLRIDEMIWQAKEELLKNHPEYKIVVEIENLPEDENELLIVGNESLLKTAFKNLMDNGCKYSPDKLVELRMKYQERMFCSRY; encoded by the coding sequence ATGTTCATTTCACATTTGTCGCATGAGTTGAAAAATCCAATCAGCGTTATCGCTAGTCAGGTGGAAGTAACTTTGCAAAAGAGAGAGAAAAAAGCGGACTATGTGCAAACTTTAAAATCTATTTTGGACGATACAAAAGGCTTGAATGATGTGACTAATAATTTGATGCAATTATCAAGAATTACCCTTGAAAACAATGATGTTGAATTTAAATTTCTTAGGATTGATGAAATGATTTGGCAGGCAAAAGAAGAATTACTTAAAAATCACCCGGAATATAAAATTGTAGTTGAAATAGAAAATTTACCTGAAGATGAAAATGAGTTATTGATTGTGGGTAATGAATCACTTTTAAAAACGGCTTTTAAAAATCTTATGGATAATGGATGTAAGTATAGTCCGGATAAGTTAGTGGAATTGAGAATGAAATATCAAGAAAGAATGTTTTGCAGTAGATATTGA